TATTCAAATAAGTAGCAACGTTAGGAAAGGTACTCTCTCTTTGGAAAACAAGGGGTCACCATGATAACTTAGGTCTTAACGTCGAGAAGCAGTCTTGAAATATTGCCTGAGAATCTGGCTTTGTGTTATAAGTGTCTAACACATTTTCTATTAAGTATAGTATTATGAATACTTTGTTGAAACGTGctaaatctcaggaactactgggccgatttgaaataatatttcggtgttagataggcCACATATCAGGCTAGATTTGGAATTCATTCTGAGtatatttgaaaaagtttatgATATTATTGGTATCAACTTACATTCTTACTAGGTGTGACAAGTGAGCTATGGTCTTAAAACACAcccaaaagatttttcaaatcccCAACATAATCCGCAATACTTTTACTCTCTGTAGTTATCAACCATAATCCAATTAACAGCAAGCTTATCCACTGACTAGCTTATCATCTACATCTAAAATCACGTGGATCCACTCATGTATATTCGTTCTCGCGGCTCCGGCCTTGCCCCAAGTTTCCGTGCCCTCGGGCCACGACTTTCACTACGAATTCCCTCTTCACATGATAGCCATTTCTgggtattattttataaattcctttAATGTGTGTATTGTTATTCTTTGTCGGATATACATTCTTGGATTTTGGTACTTTCTGATACACATATTGATGATGGTGTCTAGAAAGTTTGAGGTGTGAATGTTAATCTCATTTTTGAAGGTTTTATGATACGCTGATCTGGAAGCGCTCTTATATTATAACTCTgtctctaaaaaaaaatatgggctatAATATCGTCGCTAGAAATAAAGTCGTTGCTTTTAAGTTTATCTTGTGTATGAGCTCATTCCTAgatataggtataaaataataggaaacaatttacaaaatatatcacGTAACAAACCTCTTTAGCAAGCAAGATTAAGGAGTTTCATCTATAAAAAAACCTTCACCTTAATATTTTGACAACGACATACATGTCAAGCGATGATGTCAAGCATCAAAACTGTGTCTGCCAATCTCTTAAGAAACGTTTACCAAGTATtataatctagttttattttgtaagctatttattttcgtagattaataaatcaatacctaaatataatacaaaatggATTCACCGGTCAGCGACACTACGACAGTGCCGATCGAAGTGATCTTCCAACAAGAATACTATGAGAGTTCTGAAGAACCGCCCATGGAAGAATGGTCTTCATTAGAAATAGTACCGccagaagaaaacaaaaagaaaattctacACCAAGAAGGGTTGTATGACCCTGGCAGCGGTGAAGTATGTACCAAGTATATAACTATGTCTGCAAGTTCTGTGCTTAGGCACCCTTACTTCTGCTACCCAGCGATCAAAGACCCAGGGATCGAAAAGGCCTTGTTAGAACCTGAAGCAGTACTAAAGTATCCAGATGATGGGCAGGCTCTATACCTAGACATGTGCGAGGAAATGAAACAGTGCCCAGTGAGGAGCTTCCATAAAGGACTACTTGGAAGTAAAATAGATTTAAGGTATTATTGCGTGAACGCAGATGGAATCCGTGCTATGGCTGCAGCCTTACGGTACAATAAGACAGTCAAATCATTGAACTTTACAGATAACTTTTTGAACGATGATGCTAGTTTCCATTTAGGCAATATGCTTATAACAAATAGTACAATAACCGAACTCAATTTACGTGGATGCAGGATTGGCCCTGGTGGTGCCATGCGCTTGTTACATAATCTACCTCATAACAAAGGTCTGGTGACACTGGATTTGAGTTACAACCAGTTGGGCGATGAAGGTATGACGCATCTAGccaaagctatattttatggaCTCGATGTTAAGAAAATCAACCtagcttataataatataaccgGGAAAGGCGTCATGCATTTAGTCGATTCATTCGAGACACATAACAAGTTCACCCATATAAACCTCTCGTGGAACAAATTGTATACTCCAGGAGGAGCGCCATTTCTCATGAAACTATCAGAAACTAGTACTACTCTTCAGGTACTAGATCTGTCATGGAACGCGCTGGGTGGCCCTAAATTTGGCTTCGCAATAAAAAGCATCTTGGAATGTCCGCTTATAAAGAAACTAAATCTAAGCAACAATAAGTTCGAAGGTGAAGCTTTGGCTGCTATTGCATCAAATTTAACAAAAGCTAAGAGACTGCAAACATTGCACCTGTCATACAATCCCCTGACGCCGGCTGATGCCCTGACGGTGTTGAACAAAGTAAGAATGGTAGCATCGAAACTACAAAAGTTATATATGGAAAACGTATTCGTTGATGGAGAGTTTTTATCTTTGCTTGATCGGATAAAACGCATGAAGTCAAAGAAAAACGTGGTTGTGACGTATGGTGGAGTTGTAAGCAAATTCGTAGGTATAGGTCCAGACCCCAGAGATCTTATTCTCAACAGAGTTGAATATCTTGCCAAGAAGCCGAAGAAGAACAAGGTGGACATTGCATTGTTTATGTTACAGTTGCAAAAAGAAAACCGCTCAATAATGGGTTTGAAAGAATTTATAGCTGTTATAGAGGAAGGAGGCCTGCGTTTGGATGACAGCATAGTAGATGAATTGTTCAACGTTTTCCCTGGCGCTGCGTCTGCtaaatttaaaactataaacattAACCTGATGGTAGAGTATATGAAACGCAAATGGCCGGATAGACAGTTACCTCCCACTCCCCCGCCGGAACCCGAACCGGAACCGGTACCAGTACCAGTAAAACCAAAGAAAAAGGGAAAAAAGTGAattattcaatatattttatcattgcTCTCATTTAATGTACGTATAGGATTGATTTAGccttatataatttaatttattttgtatgtttaacttttttaagaCAAGTAGCGCTGAAATTATGCGGTATGGTAAGTATGTTTAGATGTATTTTATGATGAGTTGCCCATATTATAAGTATTGGTAAATAAAGTTGTTAATGTCAATTTTgcctttttaatataatataaataaataaaacatcatatcAGGTCCTGGTAGACAACAGCATTGAATAATTAGTGAATACTTTCACATGAGTAATGGAGCCACGAATAACACAAAGAATATTCTTACCTCTTTACTGATATGACAATCACTTCATAGATTAATCGagacaaaaatatatcagaAAATTAAATTGTCAAACTAGACAATTCCGTTGCAAAAGCCGCATTATTTTTcgtatacataattaatttcttaaatataatttataccaTTACGCTTCATAAGTATGAATGATACAGATTCAGAGAAAACGGAAGAAGATAGTGTTCAGATTCTGTTAAAAAATGAATATGTTAGTGAAGAATCTTCTATAGAGGTTTCTATGAGTGGCTGGTCTTCCCTAATCATAGCTGAGTATCATGAAAACAGTAAACGCAGACTCAACAAAGAAGGATTATACGATCCAGGCGAAGGTGAACTTTGTGAGGTTTACATACCATGTTCAAACAGTTCGGTTCTGCGTCATGTGTATTACAACTACCCAGCTATCATCGACCCGGGTATAAAATCTGCTTTATTAGATCCACAGACAATAATTACCCCAGGGGATGACGGACAAGAACTATAC
This window of the Helicoverpa armigera isolate CAAS_96S chromosome 9, ASM3070526v1, whole genome shotgun sequence genome carries:
- the LOC110369724 gene encoding leucine-rich repeat-containing protein 74B, with product MDSPVSDTTTVPIEVIFQQEYYESSEEPPMEEWSSLEIVPPEENKKKILHQEGLYDPGSGEVCTKYITMSASSVLRHPYFCYPAIKDPGIEKALLEPEAVLKYPDDGQALYLDMCEEMKQCPVRSFHKGLLGSKIDLRYYCVNADGIRAMAAALRYNKTVKSLNFTDNFLNDDASFHLGNMLITNSTITELNLRGCRIGPGGAMRLLHNLPHNKGLVTLDLSYNQLGDEGMTHLAKAIFYGLDVKKINLAYNNITGKGVMHLVDSFETHNKFTHINLSWNKLYTPGGAPFLMKLSETSTTLQVLDLSWNALGGPKFGFAIKSILECPLIKKLNLSNNKFEGEALAAIASNLTKAKRLQTLHLSYNPLTPADALTVLNKVRMVASKLQKLYMENVFVDGEFLSLLDRIKRMKSKKNVVVTYGGVVSKFVGIGPDPRDLILNRVEYLAKKPKKNKVDIALFMLQLQKENRSIMGLKEFIAVIEEGGLRLDDSIVDELFNVFPGAASAKFKTININLMVEYMKRKWPDRQLPPTPPPEPEPEPVPVPVKPKKKGKK